ATGACGAACACAAATATGCCTGGATAGAGAAAGAAGGTTAAGTGGTCATCTtggtgagaaagttccaccaatatcttGAAGGACATGAATGTGTAATATTATCTGACCACAAACCTGTGCTAGAGCTATGCAAAAAAGACAAAGCCATGCCATGCCACAGCTTCTGGTTGAATTCAATGGTGGGTCTTTATTGTCGTATGTACAATCACAAGTTAgaacaccatctgggaggccaagtGGCAAATCTGGATGTCTTGAGTTGTCTCCTACTGGCAGATACATTACCGGTGGTACCTCCCTTGGAacagtccattctggttttaaactttctggatacCCTTCTGGCCAGTGCTGGCAATTTTCAACTATGGACACAAAAAGATCCCATCCTGGTTAAATTAAAACAGCTGATGGTGCtggggaaacaaaagggccatcacaaccataACTGAAACAGTTCTGGACCAATGAGACCAGATCATAGTAGAGGATGGCTTACTATTATAGGGCGCAAGAGTGATGTCCCGAGTAAAGGTCACCAccaaatactggctgaactccaccagagtCATCCTGGGGTTtcaaaaatgaagatgttggcaagaattTATGTCTGGATGCCGGGATTGGATGCTGATATAGCTATGTTGGTGAGCCTGTGCCTGGAGTGCCAAGAAGGACAAAAAtcaccaccagcagctcccccacattcttGGGAATGGTCTGGTAAACCCTGAACTTGGTTACATGTCAATTATGTTGTTCGTTTCATGGGGTCAATGTTCTTGGTCATTGTAGATGACCATTCAAAGTGGTTTCACATGCACTGAGTTCATTTGTCCAACTCAGCGATGACAACTTGAAAAGCTGTGAGCATCATTTGCAATACATGAACTCTCGGAAGATTGGTCATGGATAATGAGACATAATTTGCCAGCAGGGTATTagagtatttcttaaagtcaaatggcatttggcatgttCAGACAGCTTCACAACCATTCATTattcaatggtctggcagaaaatGCAGTCCAAACGTTGAAGGCAGGTTTATAGCTTCACTTGATACCATCCTTTtccggttcctgtttgattataggaccacccctcatgcagaGTTCCAgggttgctaatggggagaagattccACAACAGGTCAAACTAATATTCCCACACCTGAGAGTAGAGTGAAACAACATCAGGATGCCATTGCTGGCCGCATGCTTTCTCGAAGTGAGAGAGGTATTCGAAGAATTTTGGTTACAACCACAGAAACGGCCCTGCGTAAGTACAAGACAAGgttgatgtgaggtcaggtcccatgATGTACAAAGTTCAGGTAGGTCAGGTGGTTCTCAACAAACATGGATCACATGAAAGCAGCTGGAAAGGCTGTCACAAACTGTGGATTTTCCCCTCTGTCTAGCATAGGAGAAACTTCAGAGTCCAGGATGATGCAGCCTCAATGTGTTACCactggaagaagaggaggaaactctcctgaGGTACTCTGGGTGCAATGGACAGTCTATGGTCTGGTACACACCACCGATTCTGAGTCAGAGAAACCAGTTCAGGGAAAAGGTCCCATGAAAAGTTAGAAGAGAAAGAACAGACCTACATCTCgactgagatgagcaggaatATAGTGGTTGAAACCATGTTGGCCAGGTGGATATCATTGAGAATAAGGTCACTATTTGGGGAACTTGGGCCAATCTGGGatttctggctgacagataaaaataggaatctggttttaaaaaaaaacaggagtgtcagatatcttgttcattctgagagctggatcagtgtcaaggactctctccACATGTagataaagggggacttggtgaaaagaaaaataggaatctggttttaaacaaaacaaattggtaCCTGCCTGggcaaactggccataaacaggtccaggcagcgggttgtggagggggtcgttagggccgactgcctgcccctcttccgcggttacgttagagcccgggtgtccttggagttgttcagggagaggtgggcgccgcagggagtggagtgcatcatttctccctccaactctattttgatttagtccctaccctcccctccactgttttgatcacacagcactgccctttgatgtgaagggcagtgtttgtcactggccacccgggtgtttacctattgtgagtgtatgtgcaaggactctccttgaaggGGGCTATCCCTGGACTAGCTGCCCtacggaggaggaggaggaagaggaagaagaagaggaggaagaagaagaagaagaagaggaggaggaagaagaagaggaagaagaagaagaagaggaggaagaagaggacgAGGAAGAAGAGGANNNNNNNNNNNNNNNNNNNNNNNNNNNNNNNNNNNNNNNNNNNNNNNNNNNNNNNNNNNNNNNNNNNNNNNNNNNNNNNNNNNNNNNNNNNNNNNNNNNNNNNNNNNNNNNNNNNNNNNNNNNNNNNNNNNNNNNNNNNNNNNNNNNNNNNNNNNNNNNNNNNNNNNNNNNNNNNNNNNNNNNNNNNNNNNNNNNNNNNNNNNNNNNNNNNNNNNNNNNNNNNNNNNNNNNNNNNNNNNNNNNNNNNNNNNNNNNNNNNNNNNNNNNNNNNNNNNNNNNNNNNNNNNNNNNNNNNNNNNNNNNNNNNNNNNNNNNNNNNNNNNNNNNNNNNNNNNNNNNNNNNNNNNNNNNNNNNNNNNNNNNNNNNNNNNNNNNNNNNNNNNNNNNNNNNNNNNNNNNNNNNNNNNNNNNNNNNNNNNNNNNNNNNNNNNNNNNNNNNNNNNNNNNNNNNNNNNNNNNNNNNNNNNNNNNNNNNNNNNNNNNNNNNNNNNNNNNNNNNNNNNNNNNNNNNNNNNNNNNNNNNNNNNNNNNNNNNNNNNNNNNNNNNNNNNNNNNNNNNNNNNNNNNNNNNNNNNNNNNNNNNNNNNNNNNNNNNNNNNNNNNNNNNNNNNNNNNNNNNNNNNNNNNNNNNNNNNNNNNNNNNNNNNNNNNNNNNNNNNNNNNNNNNNNNNNNNNNNNNNNNNNNNNNNNNNNNNNNNNNNNNNNNNNNNNNNNNNNNNNNNNNNNNNNNNNNNNNNNNNNNNNNNNNNNNNNNNNNNNNNNNNNNNNNNNNNNNNNNNNNNNNNNNNNNNNNNNNNNNNNNNNNNNNNNNNNNNNNNNNNNNNNNNNNNNNNNNNNNNNNNNNNNNNNNNNNNNNNNNNNNNNNNNNNNNNNNNNNNNNNNNNNNNNNNNNNNNNNNNNNNNNNNNNNNNNNNNNNNNNNNNNNNNNNNNNNNNNNNNNNNNNNNNNNNNNNNNNNNNNNNNNNNNNNNNNNNNNNNNNNNNNNNNNNNNNNNNNNNNNNNNNNNNNNNNNNNNNNNNNNNNNNNNNNNNNNNNNNNNNNNNNNNNNNNNNNNNNNNNNNNNNNNNNNNNNNNNNNNNNNNNNNNNNNNNNNNNNNNNNNNNNNNNNNNNNNNNNNNNNNNNNNNNNNNNNNNNNNNNNNNNNNNNNNNNNNNNNNNNNNNNNNNNNNNNNNNNNNNNNNNNNNNNNNNNNNNNNNNNNNNNNNNNNNNNNNNNNNNNNNNNNNNNNNNNNNNNNNNNNNNNNNNNNNNNNNNNNNNNNNNNNNNNNNNNNNNNNNNNNNNNNNNNNNNNNNNNNNNNNNNNNNNNNNNNNNNNNNNNNNNNNNNNNNNNNNNNNNNNNNNNNNNNNNNNNNNNNNNNNNNNNNNNNNNNNNNNNNNNNNNNNNNNNNNNNNNNNNNNNNNNNNNNNNNNNNNNNNNNNNNNNNNNNNNNNNNNNNNNNNNNNNNNNNNNNNNNNNNNNNNNNNNNNNNNNNNNNNNNNNNNNNNNNNNNNNNNNNNNNNNNNNNNNNNNNNNNNNNNNNNNNNNNNNNNNNNNNNNNNNNNNNNNNNNNNNNNNNNNNNNNNNNNNNNNNNNNNNNNNNNNNNNNNNNNNNNNNNNNNNNNNNNNNNNNNNNNNNNNNNNNNNNNNNNNNNNNNNNNNNNNNNNNNNNNNNNNNNNNNNNNNNNNNNNNNNNNNNNNNNNNNNNNNNNNNNNNNNNNNNNNNNNNNNNNNNNNNNNNNNNNNNNNNNNNNNNNNNNNNNNNNNNNNNNNNNNNNNNNNNNNNNNNNNNNNNNNNNNNNNNNNNNNNNNNNNNNNNNNNNNNNNNNNNNNNNNNNNNNNNNNNNNNNNNNNNNNNNNNNNNNNNNNNNNNNNNNNNNNNNNNNNNNNNNNNNNNNNNNNNNNNNNNNNNNNNNNNNNNNNNNNNNNNNNNNNNNNNNNNNNNNNNNNNNNNNNNNNNNNNNNNNNNNNNNNNNNNNNNNNNNNNNNNNNNNNNNNNNNNNNNNNNNNNNNNNNNNNNNNNNNNNNNNNNNNNNNNNNNNNNNNNNNNNNNNNNNNNNNNNNNNNNNNNNNNNNNNNNNNNNNNNNNNNNNNNNNNNNNNNNNNNNNNNNNNNNNNNNNNNNNNNNNNNNNNNNNNNNNNNNNNNNNNNNNNNNNNNNNNNNNNNNNNNNNNNNNNNNNNNNNNNNNNNNNNNNNNNNNNNNNNNNNNNNNNNNNNNNNNNNNNNNNNNNNNNNNNNNNNNNNNNNNNNNNNNNNNNNNNNNNNNNNNNNNNNNNNNNNNNNNNNNNNNNNNNNNNNNNNNNNNNNNNNNNNNNNNNNNNNNNNNNNNNNNNNNNNNNNNNNNNNNNNNNNNNNNNNNNNNNNNNNNNNNNNNNNNNNNNNNNNNNNNNNNNNNNNNNNNNNNNNNNNNNNNNNNNNNNNNNNNNNNNNNNNNNNNNNNNNNNNNNNNNNNNNNNNNNNNNNNNNNNNNNNNNNNNNNNNNNNNNNNNNNNNNNNNNNNNNNNNNNNNNNNNNNNNNNNNNNNNNNNNNNNNNNNNNNNNNNNNNNNNNNNNNNNNNNNNNNNNNNNNNNNNNNNNNNNNNNNNNNNNNNNNNNNNNNNNNNNNNNNNNNNNNNNNNNNNNNNNNNNNNNNNNNNNNNNNNNNNNNNNNNNNNNNNNNNNNNNNNNNNNNNNNNNNNNNNNNNNNNNNNNNNNNNNNNNNNNNNNNNNNNNNNNNNNNNNNNNNNNNNNNNNNNNNNNNNNNNNNNNNNNNNNNNNNNNNNNNNNNNNNNNNNNNNNNNNNNNNNNNNNNNNNNNNNNNNNNNNNNNNNNNNNNNNNNNNNNNNNNNNNNNNNNNNNNNNNNNNNNNNNNNNNNNNNNNNNNNNNNNNNNNNNNNNNNNNNNNNNNNNNNNNNNNNNNNNNNNNNNNNNNNNNNNNNNNNNNNNNNNNNNNNNNNNNNNNNNNNNNNNNNNNNNNNNNNNNNNNNNNNNNNNNNNNNNNNNNNNNNNNNNNNNNNNNNNNNNNNNNNNNNNNNNNNNNNNNNNNNNNNNNNNNNNNNNNNNNNNNNNNNNNNNNNNNNNNNNNNNNNNNNNNNNNNNNNNNNNNNNNNNNNNNNNNNNNNNNNNNNNNNNNNNNNNNNNNNNNNNNNNNNNNNNNNNNNNNNNNNNNNNNNNNNNNNNNNNNNNNNNNNNNNNNNNNNNNNNNNNNNNNNNNNNNNNNNNNNNNNNNNNNNNNNNNNNNNNNNNNNNNNNNNNNNNNNNNNNNNNNNNNNNNgaagacgaagaagacgaagaagaagaagaagactaAGAAGACGACGAAAACGACAAAGACTAAGAAGACGACGAAAACGACGAAGActaagaagacgacgaagaagacgaagacgaagacgacgacgaagacgacgatgAAGactaagaagaagaagaagacgaggAAGacgaggaagaagaagaagaggaggaagaagaggaagaagaggaagaagaggaagaagtggaggaggaagaagaggaagaagaagaagaagatgacgaagaagaagacgaagaagacgacgaagactaagaagaagaagacgacgaagacgacaacgacgaagaagaagacgaagaagactaAGAAGAAGACGAAGATGAAGACGACGCAGACGATGCAGACGACGCAGACGACGAAGatgaagaagaagacgaagactaAGAAGAATACTAAGAAAAcaaagaagacgaagacgaagaagacgaagaagaggACGACGAAGATGAAGACGACGAAGATGACGACGACGAAGACGGcgaagacgacgacgaagacgaagaagacgacgaggaagacgaagacgacgaagaagacgaagatgACGACGAAGACAAGGACGAAGATGACGAAGATGAAGAAGACGACGAGGAAGACGAAGAAggcgaagaagacgaagacgacgacaacgaagacgacgaagatgaAGAAGACGATGACAAAGACAATGACGAAGATGACAAAGACGAAGACGCCGAAGACGATGAAGACGACGACGAAGAAAGAAGACGAtgaagaagatgaagaagacgAAGACAACGAAGATGAAGACGACGAAAACGATGAAGAtgacgaagacgaagacgacgatgacgaagacgacaaagacgacgaagacgaagacgaagaagaagacgacgaacaCGACGCAAACGAAGACGAGGACGACAAAGACGAAGAAGTCGACGAAGAAtaagaagaggaagaagaggaagacgaagaagacgacgaagaaggcGAAGAAGATGACGAAGAAAAAGAAgatgaagaagacgaagaagaacacgacgaagacgacgaagacgaagaagatgaagaagaagaagatgacaaagaagaagaagacgaagaagacgacaaTGActacgaagaagaagaagaagaagacgaaaaCGAAGAAAACGAAAACGACGACAACGACGACGgcgacgaagacgacgacgaagacgacaaagacgaagacgaagaagacgaagatgACGAAGACGGCGACGATGACGATGGCGATGAAGAAGACAACGAcaaagacgacgaagaagacgaagatgacgacgaagacgacgaagacgacgacgacgacgacgaaGACAATGACGAAGACAACAATGACGAcgacgacgacgaagacgacgaagacgaagacgaagaagacgatgaagaagacgacgaagatgacgaagacgacgaagacgacgacgacGNNNNNNNNNNNNNNNNNNNNNNNNNNNNNNNNNNNNNNNNNNNNNNNNNNNNNNNNNNNNNNNNNNNNNNNNNNNNNNNNNNNNNNNNNNNNNNNNNNNNNNNNNNNNNNNNNNNNNNNNNNNNNNNNNNNNNNNNNNNNNNNNNNNNNNNNNNNNNNNNNNNNNNNNNNNNNNNNNNNNNNNNNNNNNNNNNNNNNNNNNNNNNNNNNNNNNNNNNNNNNNNNNNNNNNNNNNNNNNNNNNNNNNNNNNNNNNNNNNNNNNNgaagacgaagaagacgaagacgaagaagacaaagaagacgAAGTctaagaagacgaagaagaagaagaggaagaagacgacgaagaagaagacgacgaagacgacgaagatgaAGATGAAGACGACGACGACAAAGACGAATAAGACGAAGAAGAGGACgatgaagacgaagaagaagcagaagacgacgaagacgaagaagatgaagaagacgaagaagaagaagacgacgacgaagacgacgatgaagacgacgaagaagacgaagaagacgaaaaAGAGGAAGATGAcaaagaagacgaagaagaagaagaagaaggagaaGACGCGAAGACGAAGACTAAGAAGAAGActaagaagaagacgaagacgacgaagaagaagaggaagacgacgacgaagaggacgacgaagaagacgacgaagaagacgaagaagacgaaaaAGAGGAAGATGAcaaagaagacgaagaagaagaagaagaaggagaaGACGCGAAGACGAAGACTAAGAAGAAGACTAAGAAGAAGAGGAAGACGACGACGAAGAGgacgacgaagaagacgacgaagacgacgaagaagaagaagatgaagaggaagaagaggaagaagatgacgaagacgacgacgacgaagacgacgacgaagacgacgatgaagaagacgacgaagacgacgaagaaaaACACgaagaagatgaagaagacaaagacgacgaagacgacgaagaagaacatgaagaagacgaagacgaagacgacgaagacgacgaagatgaAGAAGACaacgacgaagaagacgaagacgacgacgaagacgacgacgacgaagacgacggcTAAGATGACGACAacgaagacgacgacgaagacgaGGAAGACGACGACGACAAAGACGatgaagaagacgacgaagacgacgaagaagaagacaaagaagacgATGAAGAAGACGAcaaagacgacgaagaagacaaagaagaagcagaagacgaagacgaagaagacgaaaaagaagacgaagaagacgaagacgaagacgaagaagacgaagaagacgaataagacgaagacgaagaagatgACGATGAAGAAGACgatgaagacgaagaagaagaagacaaagaagacgaagacgaagaagaagaagacgaacaCGACGAAGAAAAAGTAAAAGACgacaaagaagacaaagaagaagaagatgaagaagacgaagacgaagacgacaaagacgaagacgaagacgaagaagaggaagaagactaagaagaagaagaagacgaggaagatgaggaagaagaagaagaagaggaggaagaagaggaacaagaggaagaggaagaagaggaagaagaggaagaagacgccgaagaagaagatgaagaagacgaagaagacgatgAAGACGAAgaaggagaagaagaagaagacgacgaagacgacaaCGACGAAGAAGACGATGAAggagacgaagaagaagaagacgacaaagacgaaaacgacgaagacgaagaagaagacgacgaagacgacaaCGACGAAgatgaagacgaagaagacgaagaagacgaagactaagaagaagatgaagatgaagacgacgaagacgaagaagacgaagacgaagaagaagacgaagactaAGAAGAATACTAAGAAGtagacgacgaagacgaagaagacgaagacgaagtcTAAGAAGAATAataagaagacgacgaagacgaagaagaagaagacgaagaagaagaagaggaagaagacgacgacgaagatgaagacgacgaagacgatgATGAAGACGACGCGACAAAGACGAATAAGACGAAGAAGAggacgacgaagacgaagaagaagcagaagacgacgaagacgacgaagaagaagacgaagaagaagatgACGAAGACGATGATGAAGatgacgaagacgacgaagacgacgatgAAGACGATGAAGAAGAAGatgacgaagacgacgaagacgaagacgaagaagacgaagaagaagacatAGAAGACAAAGACGACGAAGACAaagaagaagacgacgacgaTGACGAAGACCTAGAAGACgaagaagatgaagaagacgAAGACAAAGACGACtaagacgaagacgacgaagacaaAGACGAAGACGAGGAAGAAGAGGAAGTTGAAGatgaagacgaagacgaagacgaggaagaagaggaagaagacgaagacgaagacgaagaagaagacgaagatgAAGAcaaagaagacgaagacgaagaagaagaagacgacgaagaa
The nucleotide sequence above comes from Chiloscyllium plagiosum isolate BGI_BamShark_2017 unplaced genomic scaffold, ASM401019v2 scaf_4256, whole genome shotgun sequence. Encoded proteins:
- the LOC122546565 gene encoding uncharacterized protein DDB_G0271670 codes for the protein SSSSSSSSSSSSSSSFMSSSASSSSSSSSSSYSSLSSSSSSSSSSSSSSSSSSSSSSSSSSSSSSSSSSSLSSSSLSSMSSSSSSSSSSSSSSSSSSSSSSSSSSSSSSSSSSSSSSSSSSSSSSSSSSSPSSSSSSSSSSSSSSSSLSSSSSSSSSSSSSSSSCSSSSSSSSLSSSSSSCFSSSSSSSSSSSSSSSSSSSSSSSSSSSSSSSSSSSSSSSSSSSSSSSSSSSSSS